In Dyadobacter sp. CECT 9275, the following proteins share a genomic window:
- a CDS encoding RagB/SusD family nutrient uptake outer membrane protein, whose product MKLKNFYLASLIAGSLWSCSQDFTDLNPVTQRNVNGFYLTAGDMNTAINAAYKALQMTGTYNQSYWIMQEMRSDNTDQGPDGTGLGAELTVIDNFSEIATSEMITAAYADSYLGIARCNIVLDRIGPIDMDAAVKERIRGEALFLRSLFYYNLAVLFGNIPMPLSEAKSVAEGSSLPQVPASEVYKQLITDLTTAEAALPIKHAAADLGRATKGAAATLLGKVMLTAGDKAGATTVLKRIVDGYGYSLLADYGSLWGLTNKNNAESIFEVQFKGGGTGTGNSFTNAFSPLLRQTTGAYKNRPTVNMMNAYEAGDDRFLKSMDSSYVNSSGLLITSSRNDTRFINKFGKENAFNENDASYNFVVLRYADVLLMLAEALGESAEAYGYINLVRTRAKLAPVSAATAGTFEEKLLHERRVELAFENHRWADLLRFGKAAEVMKTQGKTARLLYLIPQRELDINSSFKQN is encoded by the coding sequence ATGAAATTAAAAAACTTCTATTTGGCGTCTTTGATCGCAGGAAGCCTGTGGTCATGCAGCCAGGATTTTACAGACCTGAACCCGGTCACCCAGCGGAATGTGAATGGTTTTTACCTCACGGCAGGCGACATGAACACGGCCATTAATGCGGCCTACAAAGCCTTACAGATGACCGGGACTTACAACCAGAGTTACTGGATCATGCAGGAAATGCGGTCGGATAATACCGACCAGGGACCGGATGGTACGGGGCTGGGTGCCGAGCTGACGGTGATCGACAATTTTTCAGAGATCGCCACCAGCGAAATGATCACAGCCGCCTACGCGGATTCCTATCTGGGTATTGCCCGCTGCAATATTGTTTTGGACCGGATCGGGCCGATTGATATGGATGCGGCCGTGAAGGAGCGGATCAGGGGAGAAGCGTTGTTTCTCAGGTCGTTGTTTTATTATAATCTGGCGGTTTTGTTCGGCAACATTCCCATGCCGCTTTCCGAAGCAAAATCGGTGGCAGAAGGCAGCTCACTACCCCAGGTTCCTGCCTCGGAAGTGTATAAACAACTCATTACCGACCTCACGACCGCAGAAGCGGCTTTGCCTATCAAACATGCTGCAGCAGACCTGGGCCGTGCCACCAAAGGTGCAGCCGCCACATTGCTGGGAAAAGTAATGCTGACTGCCGGAGACAAAGCAGGCGCGACAACGGTTTTGAAAAGAATTGTGGACGGTTATGGGTACTCATTACTGGCAGATTATGGCAGTCTTTGGGGATTGACCAATAAAAACAATGCAGAATCTATTTTCGAAGTACAGTTTAAAGGAGGTGGCACCGGCACGGGAAATTCGTTTACCAATGCTTTTTCTCCGTTGCTGAGACAAACTACAGGTGCCTATAAAAACCGTCCGACCGTGAATATGATGAACGCCTATGAAGCCGGGGATGACCGTTTTCTCAAATCAATGGATTCCAGTTATGTTAACAGCTCGGGTTTGCTGATCACCAGCTCACGGAACGATACGCGGTTTATCAACAAATTCGGCAAGGAAAACGCATTCAACGAAAACGACGCTTCGTATAATTTCGTGGTACTGCGCTATGCCGATGTATTGCTGATGCTGGCGGAAGCATTGGGTGAGTCGGCAGAGGCTTACGGGTATATTAACCTTGTTCGGACCCGGGCAAAACTGGCACCGGTCAGCGCAGCCACAGCGGGTACTTTCGAGGAAAAACTGTTACACGAACGCAGGGTTGAGCTGGCTTTTGAGAACCATCGCTGGGCAGACCTGCTGCGATTTGGCAAAGCAGCGGAAGTGATGAAAACGCAGGGTAAAACGGCCCGGCTGCTTTACCTGATCCCGCAGCGGGAGCTCGATATCAATTCATCCTTTAAGCAAAATTAA
- a CDS encoding SusC/RagA family TonB-linked outer membrane protein: MKIPILRTCLVGACMLTARIGFSQEIALLRPAMQQENHKTKRPGKLKDVLMELGKKHHVSILFKQSIIQGISVSPEPAEQDGNLEAELKSLLNPNGLEFIKTGKKAYLIRKKEQKEKQQPALVKPVLLGTEPEPHVLEPVLVRKSSVDISVKGKVIDEKNAGLPGVSILVKGSNKGAVTDIDGNFSLSVTDENAVLVFSFIGYVTKELTVGNQTMINVRLDASVSSLSEVMVVGYGTQRKGDITGSIGSLSAKNIREVQVTNFENAIQGQIAGVQVQEPSGEPGAATTIRVRGLGSVSAGNEPLYVIDGFPVTKNMDPGIQGDITRRTTAFALPASNPLGTINSNDIESLEVLKDASAAAIYGSRGSNGVILITTKKGKRGTRPVVGFDAYFGIQSVAKRVDLMNSAELTAYVKDSKNNAYLQDVPTANINDENVTRYGKSTNGSYFIPDDFANPTGTDTDWQDLIFKSVPVQSYNASVSGGTETMNYYFSGGYFNQKGIIDRSGFERFSFRANLEVNPVKKLKIGFGLSPSFTNTDRSPAGAPYFADPPGIVYSALVTSPTVSPYLPDGTINQTDNQSHLLTAEGRGANMTAASNPLAIIKYVTDDLKQFRTFGNVFLEYEIIDGLKYKLYTGIDVNSYNRSFYMARAFLNRNATVGDPYAQSNASLNYNWLVENTLSYDKTFRKDHHISAVMGYSAQKDRLDANQVYAQNHPDDLSPSISGGQVTSGGDNRQEWSLVSMLARVNYTFRDKYLLTATVRSDRSSRFGAGNKTGAFPSFSAGWRLSEETFMKGLTAVTDLKLRGSWGKTGNFLIPNYAAIGLLSPYNYTFNNVIVNGIAPSTISNDKLTWEKTTQVDFGIDFGLFRDRLFISADWYKKTTSDLLLNVQVPSSVGFATALQNIGEVENKGVELTINSRNVVGAFTWSTDFNFSANQNDVLKLGPTGDPILSSGGAGIRHITQIGSPIGSYYGYVVDGIYQTQAEIDAAPKDALAPAARPGDLRFKDVNGDGKVDASDRTVIGNYMPDFMYGITNRFSFKGLDLSVFFQGVQGSKILNLTRRHLGNGEAATNSYKDWTERWISPENPGNGTIPRADRLTDLHGGNNRPSSYQVEDGSYFRLRSITLGYTFPKTMLGKVQSLRAYISGTNLFTSTKYIGYNPEVNNQAGLTGVQGEDYGAYPLSRNFTFGLNVTF; the protein is encoded by the coding sequence ATGAAGATCCCGATTTTACGAACATGCCTGGTTGGCGCCTGTATGCTGACCGCCAGAATTGGTTTTTCACAAGAGATCGCGTTGTTACGCCCTGCTATGCAGCAGGAAAACCACAAAACGAAGCGGCCCGGCAAACTCAAAGATGTCCTAATGGAGCTGGGCAAGAAGCACCATGTCAGCATTCTTTTTAAGCAATCGATCATTCAGGGAATTTCGGTTTCGCCGGAACCGGCTGAGCAGGACGGAAATCTGGAAGCAGAATTGAAGAGCCTTCTGAACCCTAATGGTCTTGAATTTATCAAAACAGGAAAAAAAGCGTATCTGATCCGAAAAAAGGAGCAAAAGGAAAAACAGCAGCCGGCATTGGTTAAGCCGGTGTTATTAGGTACTGAGCCAGAGCCGCACGTTTTAGAGCCAGTTCTGGTACGTAAGAGCTCCGTTGATATCAGCGTCAAAGGAAAGGTCATCGATGAAAAGAATGCGGGGCTTCCTGGTGTGAGCATTCTGGTCAAAGGCAGCAATAAAGGCGCTGTGACGGATATAGATGGAAATTTTTCACTTAGCGTGACTGATGAAAATGCAGTGCTGGTCTTTTCATTTATCGGGTATGTGACCAAAGAGTTGACAGTAGGTAACCAAACGATGATAAACGTACGCCTGGATGCGTCGGTGAGTAGTTTGAGCGAGGTAATGGTTGTGGGGTATGGAACGCAGCGAAAGGGGGATATTACCGGCTCAATTGGCTCGCTTTCAGCCAAAAATATCCGTGAAGTTCAGGTCACAAACTTTGAGAATGCTATTCAGGGACAGATTGCCGGTGTGCAGGTGCAGGAGCCGAGCGGAGAGCCTGGTGCTGCCACAACCATCCGCGTGCGGGGTTTGGGGTCGGTATCTGCAGGCAATGAGCCGTTGTATGTGATTGACGGTTTTCCGGTGACAAAAAATATGGATCCGGGCATTCAGGGCGATATAACGCGCCGCACCACCGCTTTTGCGCTGCCCGCTTCTAACCCGCTCGGCACGATCAATTCCAATGATATCGAATCGCTTGAAGTGTTGAAGGATGCTTCTGCGGCTGCGATCTATGGCTCAAGAGGTTCCAACGGGGTTATTTTGATTACCACCAAAAAAGGGAAAAGAGGTACTAGGCCTGTTGTGGGTTTTGATGCTTATTTTGGGATACAATCGGTGGCCAAAAGAGTGGACCTGATGAATTCGGCGGAGCTAACGGCATATGTAAAAGATTCCAAAAACAATGCATATCTGCAGGATGTTCCAACAGCGAATATTAACGATGAGAATGTAACCCGTTATGGCAAATCCACAAACGGCAGCTACTTCATACCCGACGATTTCGCAAATCCCACCGGAACCGACACCGACTGGCAGGACCTGATCTTCAAGTCAGTCCCGGTCCAAAGCTATAATGCATCGGTTTCGGGCGGTACCGAAACCATGAACTACTATTTTTCCGGCGGGTATTTTAATCAGAAAGGCATTATCGACCGAAGCGGTTTTGAGCGGTTTAGCTTCCGTGCGAACCTGGAAGTAAACCCTGTCAAAAAACTAAAAATCGGTTTTGGACTGAGCCCTTCCTTTACAAATACCGACCGCTCGCCAGCAGGTGCTCCTTACTTTGCCGATCCCCCGGGCATTGTGTACTCGGCACTCGTTACATCGCCGACTGTATCACCTTACCTGCCAGACGGGACAATCAACCAGACCGATAACCAGTCTCATTTGTTGACCGCAGAAGGCCGCGGCGCCAATATGACAGCAGCCAGTAACCCGCTGGCGATCATTAAATATGTGACCGACGACCTGAAACAGTTCCGGACATTCGGCAATGTATTTCTTGAATACGAAATCATCGACGGCCTCAAATACAAGCTTTATACTGGTATTGATGTCAATAGTTACAACCGGTCGTTTTACATGGCCAGGGCATTCCTGAACCGCAACGCAACCGTTGGAGACCCATATGCTCAGTCAAACGCATCTTTGAACTACAACTGGCTAGTGGAGAATACATTGTCTTATGATAAGACTTTCAGGAAAGACCACCACATTTCGGCAGTAATGGGTTATAGCGCCCAGAAAGACCGGCTGGATGCCAATCAGGTCTACGCACAAAACCATCCCGACGACCTGTCGCCTTCCATCAGCGGCGGGCAGGTTACGAGCGGGGGCGACAACCGCCAGGAATGGTCGCTGGTGTCCATGCTGGCGCGGGTAAACTATACTTTTCGTGACAAATACCTGCTGACTGCCACCGTCCGTTCGGACCGTTCCTCGCGATTTGGAGCAGGAAATAAAACAGGCGCGTTTCCTTCATTTTCAGCAGGATGGCGCTTGTCGGAAGAGACTTTCATGAAAGGGCTAACAGCCGTGACTGATTTGAAACTGCGCGGCAGTTGGGGTAAAACAGGGAATTTCTTGATCCCGAACTACGCAGCGATCGGCTTGCTGAGCCCCTATAACTACACATTTAATAATGTGATTGTAAATGGCATCGCGCCCTCTACGATCAGTAACGATAAGCTGACCTGGGAAAAAACCACGCAGGTAGATTTCGGCATTGACTTCGGCCTGTTCCGCGACCGGCTTTTCATCTCCGCCGACTGGTACAAAAAGACCACTTCGGATCTGTTGCTGAATGTACAGGTGCCTTCCTCCGTCGGTTTTGCGACAGCGCTCCAAAATATCGGTGAAGTGGAAAACAAAGGCGTGGAGCTGACGATCAACAGCCGTAACGTCGTTGGCGCATTTACCTGGTCGACGGATTTTAATTTTTCGGCCAACCAGAATGACGTATTGAAACTCGGTCCCACCGGTGATCCGATCCTCAGCTCGGGAGGCGCGGGTATCCGGCACATCACCCAGATAGGCTCCCCGATCGGCAGTTACTATGGCTATGTCGTCGATGGTATTTATCAGACACAGGCTGAAATAGACGCTGCGCCCAAGGACGCACTGGCACCTGCCGCCCGGCCGGGTGACCTGCGGTTCAAGGATGTGAACGGGGACGGAAAAGTGGATGCCAGCGACCGCACGGTGATAGGCAACTATATGCCTGATTTTATGTACGGTATTACCAATCGTTTTAGCTTCAAGGGTTTGGACCTGAGTGTTTTCTTCCAGGGTGTACAAGGCTCCAAGATCCTGAACCTGACCCGCCGCCACCTCGGAAACGGCGAGGCTGCAACCAATTCTTACAAAGACTGGACCGAGCGATGGATCTCTCCCGAAAACCCTGGCAATGGTACCATTCCGCGCGCCGATCGCCTGACGGATCTGCATGGAGGAAATAACCGTCCCTCTTCCTACCAGGTCGAAGACGGATCGTATTTCAGGTTGAGAAGTATCACATTGGGTTACACATTCCCTAAAACCATGCTAGGAAAAGTGCAATCGCTTCGGGCTTACATTTCGGGGACCAACCTGTTTACCAGTACAAAATACATTGGCTATAACCCGGAGGTCAATAACCAGGCAGGCCTCACCGGCGTGCAGGGGGAGGATTATGGCGCATATCCATTGTCCCGCAACTTCACGTTCGGCCTGAATGTAACCTTCTGA
- a CDS encoding FecR family protein codes for MNELITKQLLFDFFEGKTSCLQRKLIEQWLDDSENEEHYYRCLDEWERCHPQLLIDTEKSQRKYDLFLDQGVAQEKHAEDLVQVSKKSRNLIPWIGILMAASVALTLAYVFNSELMYRSIESPHDRFTSFFLSDSTEVTLNSNSVLKVPRFGFGEDVRQVWLTGEAEFKVTHQKNNLRFQVLMGDGYRIEVLGTEFNAFSSARGKRVFLAKGKVKLNLPAGQELYLSPGNYFTADSHGSFKVVTPEEPLAITAWKEQTFYFDDATLAEVVEQINERFDVHIHIADDELASRKIGGIYQAREPEALLEILSAMFDMNITRTADKIELRTSIKQDL; via the coding sequence ATGAATGAATTGATAACCAAGCAGCTACTGTTTGATTTTTTCGAAGGCAAGACCTCATGCCTGCAACGAAAGCTGATCGAGCAATGGCTTGACGACAGTGAAAACGAAGAGCATTATTACCGCTGCCTCGACGAATGGGAGCGGTGCCACCCCCAACTCCTGATCGACACAGAAAAATCGCAGCGCAAATACGACCTTTTTTTGGACCAAGGAGTAGCTCAGGAAAAACACGCCGAAGATTTGGTACAGGTCAGCAAAAAATCGCGTAACCTGATTCCCTGGATCGGGATCCTCATGGCTGCTTCAGTAGCGCTTACATTGGCGTACGTATTCAATTCAGAGCTGATGTATAGGTCGATCGAATCGCCCCACGACCGTTTCACCAGCTTTTTTCTGAGCGATAGCACCGAAGTAACGCTCAACTCCAATTCTGTACTGAAAGTGCCAAGGTTCGGTTTCGGGGAGGATGTACGTCAGGTGTGGCTGACCGGTGAGGCAGAATTCAAGGTAACACACCAAAAGAATAACCTGCGCTTTCAGGTGCTCATGGGCGACGGCTACCGGATCGAGGTGCTGGGTACCGAGTTCAATGCATTTTCGAGTGCGCGCGGCAAAAGGGTCTTTTTGGCAAAGGGGAAGGTAAAACTAAACCTCCCGGCCGGGCAGGAACTTTATCTCAGTCCCGGTAACTACTTCACTGCCGATAGCCACGGTAGCTTCAAGGTAGTCACGCCAGAGGAGCCGCTGGCCATTACCGCCTGGAAAGAACAGACATTTTATTTTGACGATGCCACCCTGGCCGAAGTGGTGGAGCAGATCAACGAGCGCTTTGATGTGCACATCCACATTGCGGACGACGAACTCGCTTCCCGTAAAATCGGGGGGATTTACCAAGCCAGGGAACCCGAAGCATTACTGGAAATATTATCAGCAATGTTCGATATGAATATAACACGCACAGCGGACAAAATTGAATTGCGTACATCCATAAAACAAGACTTATGA
- a CDS encoding RNA polymerase sigma-70 factor: MTTPLPGNSEDHAWGKNQRPVSFREKTPVLADDERLLRETFAASPKEGCSLLFRRYYVTLCSHAARFVHSQQVAEDIVSELFEVFWEHRIFEHVTSSYRAYLYKAVRHRTYNYMRWNLQQTDPLESISPVAQTVNPDEALQYTELYLKVESIIQELSPQCRKAYLLKRVEGKKYDEIARELQITPKAVEGLVSRALIKLRTGLKDSWFLTILLPAFL; this comes from the coding sequence ATGACAACACCATTACCAGGCAATTCAGAAGATCATGCATGGGGCAAAAATCAACGCCCTGTTTCTTTCCGGGAGAAAACCCCGGTCCTAGCGGATGACGAACGTCTGTTGCGCGAAACATTTGCGGCAAGTCCCAAAGAGGGATGCTCGTTGCTATTCCGTCGGTATTATGTTACGTTATGCAGCCACGCCGCACGATTTGTGCATTCGCAGCAAGTAGCAGAGGATATCGTTTCTGAACTTTTCGAAGTCTTCTGGGAGCACAGGATTTTTGAACACGTCACCAGTTCCTACCGTGCCTATCTCTACAAGGCGGTACGTCACCGAACTTATAACTACATGCGATGGAACCTGCAGCAAACCGATCCGCTCGAATCCATTTCTCCTGTAGCCCAGACCGTCAACCCGGATGAGGCACTCCAATACACCGAGCTCTATCTTAAAGTCGAAAGTATCATCCAGGAGCTGTCGCCGCAATGCCGCAAGGCTTATCTGCTGAAAAGGGTTGAAGGGAAGAAATATGATGAGATCGCCCGGGAACTGCAGATTACCCCGAAAGCAGTGGAAGGGTTGGTCAGCAGGGCTTTGATCAAACTTCGCACGGGCCTTAAAGACAGCTGGTTTTTGACGATCCTGCTGCCCGCGTTCCTTTGA